The sequence AGGATTCCATATAAAAGCAAAAAAAACAGCTGACTGCGTTCAGTGTTACCAAATCATTAATTTATCACTTACTCAACAAATAATACCATTATAGCTACTTTTAGCTATGCCAATCCGTTTCTCGTAAAACCATTTCCTCTTTTTACTTTGTGTGCGTAAAATCAGGTGGACGCTTATTTAGTGAACAGGATTTTTCGTCCATATGACAATATTTTATACAATAATCAACTGGCTATTGCTTTTCTGCTATTGGTTATTGATGGCTGGCGTCACCTTACGGGTCATTCTGAAACGTCGCTCTGTGCCAGCTGCCATGGCTTGGTTATTGGTAATATATATTCTACCGCTGGGAGGGATTATTACTTATTTGTTATTTGGCGAACTAAACCTTGGTAAACGCCGAATCGAACGTAGTAAGGCTCTTTGGCCATCAACCACCAAATGGATTAGAAACATGAAAGTATGTTGTCGCATGTTCGCCAGTGAAACTAGCGAAGTAGCTCGTTCTCTATTTCTACTGTGCGAAAAACGGCAAGGTATTGGTGGCTTGAAAGGCAATAAAATACAACTGTTAACCAGCACCGATGATGTGCTACATGCCTTGATTCGTGATATATATATTACCCAAAATAATATTGAAATGGTATTTTATATTTGGCAGATAGGTGGTCTAGTAGACCAGGTAGCTGAAGCTTTAATGACGGCGGCGCGGCGCGGCGTGCGCTGCCGTTTAATGCTAGATTCTGCTGGCAGCGTGGAATTTTTCCGTAGTCCTTACCCTATGATGATGCGTGCTGCCGGCGTTAATATCATGGAAGCATTACAAGTAAGCATCCTGCGCATGTTTATGCGCCGCATGGATTTGCGACAGCATCGTAAAATGGTGCTGCTTGACAACTATATCGCCTACACTGGTAGCATGAATATGGCAGATCCGCGTTTTTTTAAACAGGAAGCTGGAGTTGGCCAGTGGATCGATATTATGGCGCGTATGGAAGGACCAGTGGCTATCGCTATGGGCATTATTTTCTCCTGCGATTGGGAAATAGAGACAGGAGAACGCATTCTCCCATCTATTCCCGATGTCAATATCATCCCTGTTGAACAATCCTCAGGACATACCATTCAAGTAATCGCCTCAGGGCCAGGTTTTCCCGATGGTGTGATTCATCAGGCCTTGCTTACTTCTATTTATGCAGCGCGCGAGCAATTAGTTATAACAACGCCTTATCTTGTGCCCAGTGATGATTTACTCCACGCTATTTGTACCGCGGCGCAGCGGGGTGTAGAAGTACATATTATTATTCCGCGCCATAACGATTCAATACTGGTAGGTTGGGCTAGCAGAGCCGTTTTCGCAGAGCTACTTGAAGCCGGCGTATTCATACACCAGTTCGAGGGCGGCTTGCTGCATACAAAAAGTGTTTTAATCGATTGCCAGTTGAGTTTGGTGGGGACGGTAAATCTCGATATGCGTAGCTTGTGGCTAAACTTTGAAATTACACTGGTAATCGATGACAACGAGTTTGGTCGCTCTCTTGCTAGAGTACAAGAAGATTATATTGCCAGATCAAGGCTTATCGATACCATCATCTGGTCTAAACGTCCTTACTGGCAGCGTATTATCGAGCGGCTGTTCTACTTTTTCAGTCCATTGTTATAATGTACTTTGTCAGATAGCATGTTAGGTTTGCTATGACTCTTGTATTGTTACGGTTAGAATTCTAGTGCAGTCTTTCTCTGATGCGTGCTGCCTTACCGGTACATTGGCGCAGGTAATATAGTTTGGCCTTCCTAACTGCGCCACGACGTGTCACATTAATACTGTAGATTACTGGCGAATGCGTCTGGAAAACACGCTCAACGCCTTCGCCATTGGCTATTTTGCGAAGAGTGAATGCAGAATGTAGACCACCGTTACGAATAGCGATAACCACGCCCTCGAATGCTTGTAGACGTTTTTTGCTGCCTTCAACAACCCACACTTTGACTTCTACCGAATCACCTGGTCGGAAAGAAGGTATGTCTTGCTTCATCTGTTCTTGTTCAATTTGCTTAATAATGTTGCTCATAATTGTTCTTTGGCCCCAACTAGCCATCAATGTTTCGGCATAGAATGAGAATGATATTCTCGCTGGAATTCTGTTAGCAGCATTGCTTGCTCATTAGTCAGAGCTAGACTTTCCAGTAGTTCAGGTCTGCTCAGCCAGGTACGGCCCAATGATTGTTGCATACGCCAGCGACGAATCTCAGCATGATTACCCGACAGCAAAACTGGCGGCACCTTAATATTATCAAATACTTCAGGACGAGTATAGTTAGGAAATTCCAGCAGCCCATCGGCAAATGAGTCCTCAGCCGCGGAGGACTTATGTCCCAGCACGCCGGGAATAAACCTGGCTACTGTGTCAATTAACACCATCGCTGCTAGTTCACCACCGCTTAGGACATAATCACCCATAGACCATGTTTCATCAATCGTTGTGGTGATTAAACGTTCATCAATACCTTCATAACGGCCGCAAACCAAAATGATATTTGGTTGAGCGGCCAACTCTTTCACGCCTTGTTGATTGAGTTTACGACCTTGCGGAGAAAGATAAATAACCTTTGCTGTTGCTGTTCCAGCTCCCTGGTTTTGGGCCGCATTAATCGCCTTTCTTAAGGGCTGTGCCATCATCAGCATACCAGCTCCTCCGCCGTAAGGACGATCGTCAATAGTACGATGCCGGTCATGGGTAAATTCACGCGGACTCCAATATTGCAACTGCAGTTGGCCATTCTTTACTGCCCGGCCAGTCACCCCGTAATCAGTAATTGCTTGAAACATCTTGGGAAACAGACTAATAATACCAATCCACATTTTACTACGTCCAGCTTATGCTGGTATCACCAGCTTCATGATCAGCAATCACACTCTTGGGTCCCAGTTAGCTTCAATCAATTTGGAAGCAAGATCGACGTTTTGAATTACCGGTCCGACGATGAACGGAATCAATCGTTCACGAAGGCCAAAGGCATCTTTTAAGTTGGCTGTTACAACCAGAACATCGTTTGCCCCAGTTTCTATTAAATCAATTACGTCTCCCAGCTTATAACCACCGACAGTTAAAACTTGGCACCTAAGAAGGTCTTTCCAGTAGTATTTGCCGTTGTCTAATTTTGGCCATTGCGCAGCATCAACGCAGATTTCACAATTAGTCAAAAGCCGCGCCGCTTCCCGGTTTTCAACGTCTCTGACCTTGATTATTAGGTCCTGATAGTGGCGCTTCCAGTTTTCCAGCAAGATCATCTGCCACTCACCTGCTATCTTTATGAACCAGGGTTGGTAATCAAAAATTTTTTCTGTTTCTTCAGTGGAAGAACACAATCTAAGCCAGCCGCGTATGCTATACGATGAGCCCATTTTGCCTACCACTACCGGTTCAACTGGTTCTGTAATGCAGTTTTTTTTGTTCATTTTTTTTACACTAGAAAGGATTATGATGATCCTGCTTGTTTTGCTTCTTTGATCAGCGCGGACACACGGTCAGAAACTTTGGCCCCCTGGTTAACCCAATGTTTAATACGATCAAAATCGAAACACAATCCGTCAGCCTTACCAGTAGCCGTCGGGTTGAAAAACCCAATACGTTCAATGAAACGACCGTCTCGCGCATTGCGGCTATTGGTTACTATTATCTGATAAAATGGGCGTTTTTTAGCGCCACCACGTGCCAACCTAATTTTTACCATAATCTTCTCTAGAATGAATAAAATTTACTAAAACTATCAGTTTTATAGGCAAAACAACAATTAAAAATTAACAACCATGGAAATCATGCGGCATTATACCCTTTCCTTCATTTGACGCATAATATTCGCTATACCGCCTTTTTTCATTGTGCTAATTATGTCTAACTGCTTCAGCAAGCGATTGACATCATTAACCTGCATGCCAGAGCCAGCGGCAATACGTAGTTTGCGCGAGCTGTTGATGATTTCTGGACATACGCGTTCTTTAGCGGTCATAGAATTAATGAGAGCCTCCATGTGCAATATCACTTTATCGTCCATCTGCGACTGTACTTGTGCTGGCAGTTGGCAGAAGCCTGGTAACTTACTCATCAGACTGGCTATGCCGCCCATATTGCGCAGATGCTTGATTTGAACTAGCAAATCAGTTAAATCAAAACTGTCGCCTTTGTTAAGCTGATTGGTAAGTTTGTTCGCCTGTTCTCGTTTGATCTCTCTTTCTAGATCCTCGATTATTGACAAAACATCACCCATACCTAGTATCTGCCCGGCTAGTCGATTGGGATAAAATGGCTCAAGTGCGTCCATTTTTTCACCTACTCCCATGAATTTGATCTGTTTACCAGTTATATGCCGTATTGAAAGAGCAGCGCCACCACGTGCATCGCCATCAACCTTTGTCAGGATTACTCCGGTCAGCGGTAAAGTTTGATTAAAGTTTTGGGCGGTATGGGCGGCGTCCTGCCCTGTCATAGCGTCAACTACAAAAATAGTTTCTATTGGTTGGATATCTGCGTGAATAGCGATAATTTCCGCCATCATGGTTTCATCCACTGGCAGACAGCCGGCGGTGTCAACCAGAAGTACATCATAAAATAACCGTTTGGCTTGATTTAGCGCCAGATGAACAATATCGAGCGGTGTTTGTGCTATATCGTCGGATGAAAAAAAATCAACTCCTACCTTATGTGCCAAGGTTTCCAGCTGCTTGATAGCAGCTGGTCGATAAACGTCTGCGGATACCACCAGTACTTGTTTCTTCTGTTGTTCGCGCAGATAGTTGCCTAACTTACCAACGCTTGTGGTTTTTCCTACCCCTGGCAACCCAGCAAGCATTACCACTGCTGGCGGCGGTACCCCTACTAAATTTAGTGCATTGTTTGCTTCTCCCAGAGCTTTCACCAGTTCTGCGCGGACGATCTTGACGAATCCCTGCCCTGGAGTAAATCTTTTATTGACTGCCTGCCCAAGCGCGTTCTCTTTTACCCGACTGATGAAATCTCGTATCACCGGTAGTGCCACATCAGCTTCTAGCAACGCCATGCGTATTTCGCGCACAGTATCCTTTATATTTGCTTCAGTCAAACGTCCTCTGCCACTGATATTACGCAACGTGCGTGATAATCTATCGGTTAAATGGTCAAACATATTTTTTTCGACACCTGGTTTCTGGTCGCGCGCACGACATTAGTACAATTAATATTAGTATAACATTAAGTTGGCAGGAATAACTATAGTCCTGATAATAATAGTTGGATTCAGAGTGGGATCATGGTGCGCTGATAAAAAGTCATACGCCGCAGGAGGATAAGTAGTGATGGCTTAATGCGGTAAGGAAAAGCGACATTGGCACATTTATCAGTACACTTATTGCTAGTGCTGCGCTGAATACGTTCTTATGTTTTTCTGCTATGCCGCCTACTAGTATTTTACTTTTACCTTGAACATACCTTACTTAGTTAGCTAAGGTGACGATACAGCATGAGTAATCGTATGCTGTTGGCAATGGCAGTAGTTTTTCTGTAAGTTATTAACTTTAGATAGATAGAGGCGCGATTCTGCCGACGGATGCTGCGTCGACAACGTTTGATAAACTTGTTCTGGCTGCATACCATTGATTATCTGAAACGCCAGGTTTTGATTGCTTGCGAAGACCCGCAGCACACTACCAGCACCACCGTTATAGGCTGTTATAACTGCATATCGTCGCGACATGGGATTGACAATCCCACCTAAATAGCTTTTTTGTAGCATTGCTAGATAAGCCGTACCGGTATCAATATTATTTCCCGGGTTTAACAGATAGCTGCGGCTTGGCTGGCCACGTTTGCCCTTCATTTTAAACACGTCGCGTCCTGCGCTGTGCTGTACCACCTGCATGAGACCCAAGGCGTCGGCATTACTCACAGCATAGGGGTTAAAGCTAGATTCTGTTTGCATTATCGCCAGGATCAGCGACTGATCAACACCATATTGCTGCGAGGCTTTACGCACTATCCCCCGGTATTTATTTGAGCGTTTGTCCACATGATTTAGCATTAGTGGAATGGTAACTGACCACTTTTGCCGCAGGCCATTGGTGCTGGTTTTTAGCCTGGTTTGCAGCATATAATCGGCAAAAGTGGCGGCTCGCCACTTTATGCGAATCGGCTGGCCGTCGTTATCCAGCATCTGCCCATAGATGAAAGGCTTTTGACTGCTAGGAATCACTTCCGCATCCGAGTAAAAATCTATGCTAACTGGATCATTCCCCATCAAAATGGTGTTAACAATTGCTTGGCGCAGATACTTGCCAGGGTTGTCGCCCACAATGGTTTCAATGGTGATAGCACCAGTATCAAATTTTATTTGGTAGCGGGTTTCGTAATGATCGGTGTATTTAACATAATCTTTCGTCCCAGCAATTAGCACTTCATTCATACCCCATAGAGTTGTTATGTTATGGGCAAATTGGTTCATGACCATATTAAAACCATTGGTGTTTTTTCTTTCGCATTCGATGTTTTCTTTACCGTGGGTGTATGATGTTAATAAGTTAGTAATGGTAATAATAATTAATAAAGGCCATATTTTTTTCATGTTACATAAATGCGGTTAACTAGTTCGGTAGGATACATTTGGTAATATTGTCCTTCTGCTTCATGCTTTTTTTATATAAGTATATAAGTATAAGTACTGTTTTGTATTTAGGCTGCCGCAGGTATATACACCATAATAATGCCAACAGACATTATCATCTAATAGTTTTTTAGCATTAGTTATTAGTTGCGTGCGCCCACAGTAACGATTGACGCTTGCTTCTTAACATTACACAGGCTATAAATTATTGCAATTATGCTATTTACCTGTTTGCTAAACGGCACTAGCTTTGCATAATGCTTGTTTGCAAACTATTGAGCATGGCGGAACTTTATGCATCATCCGTTCATTTCAACTGAATTAGATACAGATACACATAAAACAGCGCGGGGGCGGATTCGTAGTTTTGTTAGGCGTAAGGGTCGTCTTACCAAAAGGCAACAGCAGGCGTTAGATACGCTTTGGCCAGCGATGGGAACAAACTATCAGGCGCAGCCGCTCAATCTAGATGTGCTGTTCGGCCGTTCAATGCCGGTCACGATGGATATTGGGTTTGGTATGGGAGCATCTCTGGTTAACATGGCGGCGTCGCATCCAGAACAGCATTTTCTAGGGATTGAGGTTTACTTACCTGGCGTCGGTGCTTGTCTTGCCAGCGCACAGGAAGCTGGTATAAGCAATCTGCGCGTAATATATCACGATGTAGTGGAAGTGCTGGAACAGATGATTCCGGATATGTCTCTTGCACTGGTGCAGTTGTTTTTCCCTGATCCCTGGCATAAAGCGCGGCATAATAAACGACGCATTATACAGTCACAGTTTGTCGATCTGGTAGGACGTAAGCTGTCTAACACCGGTGTTTTTCATATGGCTACTGACTGGCAACCTTATGCTGAACATATGTTGGCAGTCATGTCCGAGGCGGAATTTTTCCGTAACCTTTCTGCCACCGGGGACTATGTTCCACGGCCGGCGGCTCGCCCGTTTACCCATTTTGAACAGCGCGGTAAGCGACTCGGTCATGGTGTGTGGGATTTAATGTTTGAAAAAATACTGATCTGAGCAACATGCATGTTGTACAAACACCGTCATGCGTTATTGATGAATGACAGTCTGGTAGGATCAGACAGTAGTACTACTATACCGTTCAGGATGAAAATCGGCCTGGCAACATGTGCGGCCAAAAAATAGCATAACAGTGTGTCTAACAAACGGCTCTTGTCCCACCCAAGCATCTTAACTTCATACCGCTACACTAGATTACATGGAGAAAGATATAGCGGTATGAATAACGTTTAGTTAGAATATAACCTTCCT is a genomic window of Candidatus Moranella endobia PCIT containing:
- the cls gene encoding cardiolipin synthase; its protein translation is MTIFYTIINWLLLFCYWLLMAGVTLRVILKRRSVPAAMAWLLVIYILPLGGIITYLLFGELNLGKRRIERSKALWPSTTKWIRNMKVCCRMFASETSEVARSLFLLCEKRQGIGGLKGNKIQLLTSTDDVLHALIRDIYITQNNIEMVFYIWQIGGLVDQVAEALMTAARRGVRCRLMLDSAGSVEFFRSPYPMMMRAAGVNIMEALQVSILRMFMRRMDLRQHRKMVLLDNYIAYTGSMNMADPRFFKQEAGVGQWIDIMARMEGPVAIAMGIIFSCDWEIETGERILPSIPDVNIIPVEQSSGHTIQVIASGPGFPDGVIHQALLTSIYAAREQLVITTPYLVPSDDLLHAICTAAQRGVEVHIIIPRHNDSILVGWASRAVFAELLEAGVFIHQFEGGLLHTKSVLIDCQLSLVGTVNLDMRSLWLNFEITLVIDDNEFGRSLARVQEDYIARSRLIDTIIWSKRPYWQRIIERLFYFFSPLL
- the rplS gene encoding 50S ribosomal protein L19 encodes the protein MSNIIKQIEQEQMKQDIPSFRPGDSVEVKVWVVEGSKKRLQAFEGVVIAIRNGGLHSAFTLRKIANGEGVERVFQTHSPVIYSINVTRRGAVRKAKLYYLRQCTGKAARIRERLH
- the trmD gene encoding tRNA (guanosine(37)-N1)-methyltransferase TrmD, translating into MWIGIISLFPKMFQAITDYGVTGRAVKNGQLQLQYWSPREFTHDRHRTIDDRPYGGGAGMLMMAQPLRKAINAAQNQGAGTATAKVIYLSPQGRKLNQQGVKELAAQPNIILVCGRYEGIDERLITTTIDETWSMGDYVLSGGELAAMVLIDTVARFIPGVLGHKSSAAEDSFADGLLEFPNYTRPEVFDNIKVPPVLLSGNHAEIRRWRMQQSLGRTWLSRPELLESLALTNEQAMLLTEFQREYHSHSMPKH
- the rimM gene encoding ribosome maturation factor RimM (Essential for efficient processing of 16S rRNA), with protein sequence MNKKNCITEPVEPVVVGKMGSSYSIRGWLRLCSSTEETEKIFDYQPWFIKIAGEWQMILLENWKRHYQDLIIKVRDVENREAARLLTNCEICVDAAQWPKLDNGKYYWKDLLRCQVLTVGGYKLGDVIDLIETGANDVLVVTANLKDAFGLRERLIPFIVGPVIQNVDLASKLIEANWDPRV
- the rpsP gene encoding 30S ribosomal protein S16, which encodes MVKIRLARGGAKKRPFYQIIVTNSRNARDGRFIERIGFFNPTATGKADGLCFDFDRIKHWVNQGAKVSDRVSALIKEAKQAGSS
- the ffh gene encoding signal recognition particle protein, with the translated sequence MFDHLTDRLSRTLRNISGRGRLTEANIKDTVREIRMALLEADVALPVIRDFISRVKENALGQAVNKRFTPGQGFVKIVRAELVKALGEANNALNLVGVPPPAVVMLAGLPGVGKTTSVGKLGNYLREQQKKQVLVVSADVYRPAAIKQLETLAHKVGVDFFSSDDIAQTPLDIVHLALNQAKRLFYDVLLVDTAGCLPVDETMMAEIIAIHADIQPIETIFVVDAMTGQDAAHTAQNFNQTLPLTGVILTKVDGDARGGAALSIRHITGKQIKFMGVGEKMDALEPFYPNRLAGQILGMGDVLSIIEDLEREIKREQANKLTNQLNKGDSFDLTDLLVQIKHLRNMGGIASLMSKLPGFCQLPAQVQSQMDDKVILHMEALINSMTAKERVCPEIINSSRKLRIAAGSGMQVNDVNRLLKQLDIISTMKKGGIANIMRQMKERV
- the mltC gene encoding membrane-bound lytic murein transglycosylase MltC, translating into MKKIWPLLIIITITNLLTSYTHGKENIECERKNTNGFNMVMNQFAHNITTLWGMNEVLIAGTKDYVKYTDHYETRYQIKFDTGAITIETIVGDNPGKYLRQAIVNTILMGNDPVSIDFYSDAEVIPSSQKPFIYGQMLDNDGQPIRIKWRAATFADYMLQTRLKTSTNGLRQKWSVTIPLMLNHVDKRSNKYRGIVRKASQQYGVDQSLILAIMQTESSFNPYAVSNADALGLMQVVQHSAGRDVFKMKGKRGQPSRSYLLNPGNNIDTGTAYLAMLQKSYLGGIVNPMSRRYAVITAYNGGAGSVLRVFASNQNLAFQIINGMQPEQVYQTLSTQHPSAESRLYLSKVNNLQKNYCHCQQHTITHAVSSP
- the trmB gene encoding tRNA (guanosine(46)-N7)-methyltransferase TrmB codes for the protein MHHPFISTELDTDTHKTARGRIRSFVRRKGRLTKRQQQALDTLWPAMGTNYQAQPLNLDVLFGRSMPVTMDIGFGMGASLVNMAASHPEQHFLGIEVYLPGVGACLASAQEAGISNLRVIYHDVVEVLEQMIPDMSLALVQLFFPDPWHKARHNKRRIIQSQFVDLVGRKLSNTGVFHMATDWQPYAEHMLAVMSEAEFFRNLSATGDYVPRPAARPFTHFEQRGKRLGHGVWDLMFEKILI